The following are encoded together in the Echinicola jeungdonensis genome:
- a CDS encoding helix-turn-helix domain-containing protein, which produces MVVSLLDFVHNNSLFKQFKVDDLLLVEYKCIVDETKLKIWSEHNYFIYVVSGKKIWHTIHSKYEVLSGQAIFVKKGANIVHQFFDKNFCSLIIFMPDNFISDVIKNCDTPLSYQRNKRKPSDSIIPLQPNPNLNLYFQSVFAFFKNKASPPPSLLKLKFKELILIIISSGGNDLLSDYLMSLCEENKTSIREIMEHNFIYNMKLEEFARLSGRSLTSFKRDFMATFKTTPGKWLTQKKLEHARHLLETTDKNINELTFESGFENSSHFIRKFKQVYQTTPLKYRKKFFSRSEYFNS; this is translated from the coding sequence ATGGTAGTTTCCCTTCTTGATTTTGTTCACAATAACAGCTTATTTAAACAATTTAAAGTCGATGACCTTTTGCTTGTGGAATATAAGTGCATTGTTGATGAAACTAAATTAAAAATATGGTCAGAGCACAATTACTTTATTTACGTAGTAAGCGGGAAAAAAATATGGCATACCATCCATTCAAAATATGAAGTCTTAAGTGGACAAGCCATATTTGTTAAAAAAGGAGCCAATATTGTTCACCAATTTTTTGACAAGAACTTTTGTTCCCTAATTATTTTTATGCCCGATAATTTTATTAGTGATGTGATTAAAAATTGCGACACCCCATTATCTTACCAGAGGAATAAGAGAAAGCCTTCAGATTCAATAATTCCCCTACAGCCAAATCCTAATCTTAATCTTTATTTTCAATCTGTTTTCGCTTTCTTTAAAAATAAAGCCAGTCCCCCTCCATCCCTGTTAAAGCTAAAGTTTAAGGAGTTAATTTTAATTATTATTTCGTCAGGAGGTAATGATTTGCTTTCGGATTATCTCATGTCTTTATGTGAGGAAAATAAAACCTCTATCCGGGAGATCATGGAGCATAATTTTATTTATAATATGAAGTTGGAGGAGTTTGCTCGCTTGAGCGGCCGTAGCCTAACTTCTTTTAAAAGGGATTTCATGGCTACCTTTAAAACAACTCCCGGTAAATGGCTCACCCAAAAAAAGCTGGAACATGCACGACATCTTCTGGAAACTACAGATAAAAATATTAACGAGTTGACTTTCGAGAGTGGATTTGAAAATTCTTCCCATTTTATAAGGAAATTTAAACAAGTCTATCAAACAACCCCTCTCAAATACAGAAAAAAATTCTTTAGCAGATCAGAATATTTTAATTCTTAA
- a CDS encoding alpha/beta fold hydrolase produces MEKISYYSQENHGPYQVYNLGDFELEEGGIINDCQIAYSTFGKLNPRKDNAILITTWYSGTSKIMEQVYQGEGRAIDPAKYFIVIINQIGNGLSTSPHSAMDGLKGAKFPRVRISDDVRAQYRLLTELFGIESLALVVGGSMGAQQTWEWAVRYPDMVKRAVPIAGRARNTRHNFLFIETLKYALMSDPNWNEGNYTDSNLVSRGLKHHADLWSVMGFSIEFYKQELYKNLGFSSLEEFRVGFTQGYFLPMDPNNLLCMAWKWQKGDVSRITNGDLSAALGRIKSKVLILAIDGDMLYPPSDCEADQKLTPNSEMRIIHSYAGHLGLFGIEPSFSEQVDKYLKEILDTPIEKKISGKSFSLRN; encoded by the coding sequence ATGGAAAAGATTAGTTATTACTCACAGGAGAATCATGGTCCCTACCAAGTTTATAATCTCGGGGATTTTGAATTGGAAGAAGGAGGCATTATTAATGATTGCCAAATTGCCTATTCCACATTTGGAAAGTTAAACCCAAGAAAGGATAATGCCATCTTAATTACTACCTGGTATTCGGGAACAAGTAAGATCATGGAACAGGTTTATCAGGGCGAAGGTCGCGCGATTGACCCTGCTAAATATTTTATTGTCATTATCAATCAAATTGGTAATGGGCTCTCCACTTCCCCTCATTCAGCAATGGATGGATTAAAGGGAGCAAAATTTCCAAGGGTAAGGATTTCCGATGATGTGCGGGCCCAATATAGGTTATTGACCGAACTTTTCGGCATTGAATCCTTAGCATTGGTAGTAGGGGGCTCTATGGGCGCCCAACAAACCTGGGAATGGGCCGTTCGCTATCCGGATATGGTTAAACGTGCTGTCCCAATTGCGGGAAGAGCCAGAAATACACGGCATAACTTCTTGTTTATTGAAACCCTTAAGTATGCCTTAATGAGTGATCCTAACTGGAACGAAGGAAATTACACAGATTCCAATTTGGTTTCACGCGGATTGAAACATCATGCTGATTTGTGGTCGGTCATGGGTTTTAGTATTGAGTTTTATAAACAAGAATTATATAAGAACCTGGGGTTTTCTTCTTTAGAAGAATTTAGAGTTGGGTTTACACAGGGGTACTTCCTTCCTATGGATCCTAACAATCTCCTATGTATGGCCTGGAAATGGCAAAAAGGAGATGTCAGCCGAATAACTAACGGGGATCTTTCCGCAGCACTCGGGCGTATTAAATCAAAGGTCTTAATCCTAGCTATTGATGGAGATATGTTATATCCACCCAGCGATTGTGAAGCCGACCAAAAATTAACTCCTAATAGTGAAATGAGGATCATTCATAGTTATGCAGGGCATTTAGGATTATTTGGCATCGAACCCTCTTTCAGCGAGCAGGTTGATAAATATTTAAAGGAAATATTGGATACCCCAATTGAAAAGAAAATCAGTGGAAAAAGTTTTTCCTTGAGGAATTAG
- a CDS encoding ThuA domain-containing protein — protein sequence MRSFPILLFTLSFFHSEGQSVDKEKQLDVLIVTDDRKFNREAFFAMFDSFDNIQWCEISQSEVLNLFGSDSIKYYDALVFYDMPENVVLSEEQKENMLRFFEEGASAVFLHHSLLSYREWDKFSDIIGGRYYNKTPLITPDGDTIQSAFQHDVHYKVHIADKEHPVTRGMDDFKILDETYKNYVVNSDVEVLLTTDHPSSGTVIGWVNTYGNSQIVYLINGHSESAYDNPDYRQLLHNAINWVGSGKK from the coding sequence ATGAGATCATTTCCTATTCTATTATTCACCCTCTCCTTTTTTCATAGTGAGGGGCAATCCGTTGATAAAGAAAAGCAGTTGGATGTATTGATTGTGACGGATGACAGAAAATTCAATCGTGAAGCATTTTTTGCCATGTTCGATAGCTTTGACAACATACAATGGTGTGAAATATCTCAGTCTGAAGTCCTGAACCTCTTTGGATCAGACAGTATTAAATACTATGACGCCTTAGTATTTTATGATATGCCCGAAAATGTAGTCCTTTCAGAGGAGCAAAAGGAAAATATGCTAAGATTCTTTGAAGAAGGGGCCTCTGCTGTTTTTCTCCACCATTCTTTGTTATCCTACCGGGAATGGGATAAATTTTCTGATATTATCGGGGGAAGGTATTATAATAAAACTCCGTTAATTACCCCCGATGGCGACACGATTCAATCGGCGTTTCAACATGATGTGCACTATAAAGTCCATATTGCTGATAAGGAGCATCCTGTTACCCGTGGAATGGATGATTTTAAAATACTGGATGAAACCTATAAAAACTATGTTGTCAATAGCGATGTAGAAGTGCTATTAACCACTGATCATCCCTCCAGTGGAACTGTTATAGGTTGGGTCAATACTTATGGCAATTCCCAAATAGTGTACTTGATCAATGGGCATAGTGAATCGGCTTATGACAATCCTGATTACCGTCAGTTGCTTCATAATGCCATCAATTGGGTAGGGTCTGGTAAGAAATAG
- a CDS encoding DUF6266 family protein codes for MGKINQGILGGVSGQVGNVIGGTWKGIDYLRIKPSSVANPRTEGQVDQRSKFSTVLKFLQPMTDFLRVGFKQYANKMTQFNAAMSYNLNNAITGAYPSFMVDYASALVSRGNLTGAANGAASSPSAGNVEATWTDNSGSGSALATDKALIALLNTTRGEAVFTTAGPERSVGTATIPVPSEYSGEDVEVFLGFVSEDGTKVANSSYLGSVTVA; via the coding sequence ATGGGAAAAATTAATCAAGGTATTCTCGGTGGTGTCTCAGGACAGGTTGGGAATGTAATCGGTGGAACTTGGAAGGGCATCGATTACCTAAGAATCAAACCTTCCAGTGTAGCGAACCCAAGAACTGAAGGTCAAGTTGACCAGCGTTCTAAGTTTTCAACAGTATTGAAGTTCTTGCAGCCAATGACAGACTTCCTTAGAGTTGGTTTTAAGCAGTATGCCAACAAGATGACCCAATTCAATGCGGCCATGTCATACAACCTGAACAATGCCATTACAGGAGCTTACCCCAGCTTCATGGTTGACTATGCAAGTGCATTGGTTTCAAGAGGCAACCTGACGGGTGCTGCGAATGGTGCCGCTTCTTCTCCAAGTGCTGGAAACGTAGAAGCCACCTGGACAGACAATTCAGGAAGTGGTAGTGCATTAGCAACAGATAAAGCTCTGATTGCTCTTTTGAATACCACAAGAGGTGAGGCAGTTTTCACAACTGCTGGACCAGAAAGATCAGTTGGTACAGCAACCATTCCAGTGCCTTCTGAGTACTCAGGAGAAGACGTTGAAGTCTTCTTAGGGTTTGTATCAGAAGACGGAACTAAAGTTGCTAACAGCTCTTATTTAGGCTCTGTAACAGTTGCGTAA
- a CDS encoding DUF6943 family protein, with protein MRQAKLGGFPQAQRTSGLSRSSPTGFDKNLHPLGSIFPKNLVNPPPPTFIKAFSFLFFPFFFSLLKMSVRSVASKTLMACYMKTFRLKTHRPENTYTKAHFFILNKGLNSGKPLNTPCPNCFVCIVENEADREFLYWLCFGLWRSKSFHFYLKGSVIPFITIDEIRKVIRDSEVKASTKEKAFDKSIQALKLLDVNEQKLKLTLKMIDTARQSIFHNLMK; from the coding sequence ATGAGACAAGCAAAATTAGGTGGGTTCCCACAAGCCCAACGCACAAGCGGTTTGTCAAGGTCAAGCCCTACGGGTTTTGATAAAAATCTCCACCCTCTGGGTAGTATTTTTCCCAAAAACCTTGTCAACCCTCCACCACCCACCTTTATCAAAGCTTTCTCTTTTCTTTTTTTCCCTTTTTTCTTTTCTCTTTTGAAAATGTCTGTGCGGAGCGTAGCGAGCAAAACTTTAATGGCTTGCTATATGAAAACGTTTCGATTGAAAACTCACAGACCAGAAAACACCTACACCAAAGCCCACTTCTTTATCCTGAATAAAGGATTGAATAGTGGTAAACCACTCAATACACCCTGCCCGAATTGTTTTGTGTGTATTGTAGAAAATGAAGCAGACAGGGAATTTTTATACTGGTTATGTTTCGGATTGTGGAGGTCTAAATCATTCCATTTCTATTTGAAAGGGTCAGTGATTCCATTTATAACAATTGACGAGATCCGAAAGGTCATAAGAGATAGTGAAGTCAAAGCAAGCACCAAAGAGAAGGCATTTGATAAGTCGATTCAGGCACTAAAACTATTGGATGTCAACGAGCAAAAACTCAAGCTCACCTTAAAAATGATAGATACTGCGAGGCAGTCAATATTCCATAACCTAATGAAATAA
- a CDS encoding RusA family crossover junction endodeoxyribonuclease, which produces MDSLEADLEKVELGEVPSPFGEIQFELELEPISQGASSKQKAKLRTAIKKVCSKYQFLLSGDVQVEIQWLVHQQYRYEYHKAPDIDNIIKPLLDSLCGNSGLLIDDTQVQYIGSHWIDWTKREHKLIVTIKYAPDDYVFKSDLVLVEVDKKLCLPFNIQTSKEANIIILNHWKTMIDQRNQFDEMGMDYYSSRMILPIQRFFHKNKLNDYPVFTVDDLIEKIKTTT; this is translated from the coding sequence ATGGATTCATTAGAAGCAGATTTAGAAAAAGTTGAATTAGGGGAAGTTCCATCTCCTTTTGGTGAAATTCAGTTTGAATTAGAGTTAGAGCCTATTTCACAAGGTGCAAGTTCAAAGCAAAAAGCTAAACTCAGAACAGCAATAAAAAAAGTTTGCAGTAAGTACCAATTTTTATTAAGTGGTGATGTACAGGTAGAAATACAGTGGTTAGTTCATCAACAATACAGGTATGAATACCATAAAGCCCCAGACATAGATAACATTATAAAGCCACTACTGGATTCATTGTGTGGTAATTCCGGACTACTAATTGACGATACACAAGTTCAGTACATAGGATCTCATTGGATAGACTGGACAAAAAGAGAACACAAATTGATCGTGACTATCAAATACGCACCAGACGATTATGTTTTTAAATCAGACTTAGTATTGGTAGAGGTTGATAAAAAACTATGTCTACCATTTAATATTCAAACCTCCAAAGAAGCCAATATCATTATTTTGAATCACTGGAAAACTATGATTGACCAACGAAATCAGTTTGATGAAATGGGAATGGATTACTATAGTTCTCGAATGATTCTTCCAATTCAAAGATTCTTCCACAAGAATAAATTAAATGACTATCCAGTGTTTACGGTAGATGATTTGATTGAAAAAATAAAAACAACAACATAG
- a CDS encoding Piwi domain-containing protein, with product MSNLSFNILTFNHPQEEQVFFFTDQEQENLTRIHKTLVPKEVIEKYGEQEHYYTSFTEERPDFLAVLKPTSPEYQTIVTEDGEEKSIPVDNSTFSSSVLKRHYNSLIHNHFKSKGFLVKPNFISDTEVWLASDKQDTTGVYKIFDRFSLKVQFKSVSGSLELLVAFEGKSKIFKTSVSEFLEEVPIQAFNWVVYNKGLYRFDELPDDGRREYDKVYPVWNFDIRDALLQETEAPDKSNRYKKFKTAIDKFHRNYLNTDEFKSIIPIDANGFISVDKKRIGEVYKSSNQLVFGKKQTGKIPMYGIRDNGPFDLSTAVKINFFFILHEDDQEVGAKMHRYFNGTQSGFKGLEKFVHLPYQPNKEHAIIFKDRENPWPEIYQAIIDQDFDTDIQYLAIYITPISKHVSDRSRRQVYFKLKELLLQKGVSSQVIDPEKVLSNAKYHFSLPNIAIAILAKLNGTPWKLSTKLKSELIVGVGAFKHTDVDVQYIGSAFSFSNTGKFNRFECFQKDQTDELAGSIIRAVKDYVNINSNIRRLVIHFFKSMSREEIEPIENGLKELDLEIPVFIVSINKTESSDIVAFDQDWNELMPISGTFIKLGYNRFLLFNNTRYSKSEFNFNDGFSFPIKLKIECTVPELVNDYRTVKDLIDQVYQFSRMYWKSVRQQNLPVTIKYPEMVAEMLPYFEGNEIPEYGKDNLWFL from the coding sequence ATGTCCAACCTCTCATTCAACATACTTACATTCAATCATCCACAAGAAGAACAAGTCTTCTTCTTCACGGATCAGGAGCAAGAGAATCTTACAAGGATTCACAAAACCTTAGTTCCCAAAGAAGTGATTGAAAAGTATGGAGAGCAAGAGCATTACTACACTTCATTTACAGAGGAAAGACCTGATTTTTTAGCAGTACTCAAACCCACGTCACCAGAATATCAAACCATAGTTACTGAAGATGGAGAAGAAAAAAGCATACCAGTAGACAACTCTACTTTTTCATCATCAGTACTAAAACGCCATTACAACTCTCTAATTCATAATCATTTCAAATCAAAAGGATTCCTGGTAAAGCCCAACTTCATAAGTGATACAGAAGTTTGGTTGGCAAGTGACAAGCAGGACACCACAGGAGTTTACAAAATCTTTGATCGCTTCTCTCTCAAAGTACAGTTCAAAAGCGTTTCAGGAAGTTTAGAGCTATTGGTAGCATTTGAGGGGAAATCCAAAATATTCAAGACTTCCGTCTCAGAATTTTTAGAAGAAGTACCTATTCAGGCATTCAATTGGGTAGTTTACAATAAAGGACTTTACCGATTTGATGAGTTGCCAGATGATGGACGAAGAGAATACGACAAGGTATATCCTGTTTGGAATTTTGACATAAGAGATGCCCTACTCCAGGAAACAGAAGCACCCGACAAGTCAAACCGATACAAGAAGTTCAAAACAGCCATTGATAAGTTTCACAGGAACTACCTGAATACGGATGAGTTCAAAAGCATTATTCCGATAGATGCTAATGGTTTCATCTCTGTAGATAAAAAGAGAATTGGAGAAGTCTATAAGAGCAGTAATCAACTCGTATTTGGCAAAAAACAGACAGGTAAAATCCCAATGTACGGGATTAGAGACAATGGGCCATTCGATTTAAGTACGGCAGTCAAAATCAATTTCTTTTTCATCCTGCATGAAGACGATCAGGAAGTTGGTGCCAAAATGCACCGATATTTCAATGGCACTCAATCAGGTTTCAAAGGACTTGAAAAGTTTGTTCACCTTCCATATCAGCCCAATAAAGAACATGCAATAATCTTCAAAGATAGAGAGAACCCATGGCCAGAAATCTATCAGGCTATCATTGATCAGGACTTTGATACAGACATTCAGTATTTAGCCATCTACATTACTCCAATCTCCAAGCATGTATCAGACAGATCAAGACGACAGGTTTATTTTAAACTCAAAGAACTGTTATTGCAGAAAGGGGTATCCTCTCAGGTAATTGATCCAGAGAAAGTCTTGTCAAACGCCAAGTATCACTTTAGCCTACCCAATATCGCTATTGCCATTCTGGCAAAGCTCAACGGTACACCTTGGAAATTGAGTACTAAGCTCAAAAGTGAATTGATAGTAGGCGTTGGAGCATTCAAGCATACAGATGTAGATGTACAATACATAGGAAGTGCGTTTAGCTTCTCAAATACAGGCAAATTCAATCGGTTTGAGTGTTTTCAAAAAGATCAGACAGATGAATTGGCAGGTTCGATCATTCGGGCAGTTAAAGATTATGTCAATATCAATTCCAATATCAGACGGCTGGTAATCCATTTCTTTAAGAGCATGAGCAGAGAAGAAATTGAGCCTATAGAGAACGGGTTGAAAGAGCTTGATTTAGAAATACCTGTGTTCATTGTATCAATCAACAAAACTGAATCGTCTGATATTGTGGCATTTGATCAGGACTGGAATGAGCTCATGCCGATTAGTGGCACATTTATCAAATTGGGCTACAATCGGTTCTTACTGTTCAACAATACCAGATACTCAAAATCAGAGTTCAACTTCAATGATGGTTTCTCATTTCCAATCAAGCTAAAAATTGAATGTACCGTACCAGAATTGGTAAATGACTACAGAACCGTCAAAGACTTGATTGATCAGGTTTATCAGTTCAGCAGAATGTACTGGAAATCGGTAAGACAACAGAACCTACCTGTTACAATCAAATACCCTGAAATGGTTGCAGAAATGTTACCCTATTTTGAAGGGAACGAAATCCCAGAATATGGCAAAGACAATCTTTGGTTTTTGTAA
- a CDS encoding retron system putative HNH endonuclease, translated as MKFIEKGKEPAAWKAHRETPGVDFDAIPELKEALLQEQGYICCYCMSGIKESNMKVEHYKPRGKYPNLKLDFTNLFAACKGNFCSDKHCDTKKDKTELSIHPADPKNNCELIVSYKLSGHLTYPAEYRTDIENTLNLNNPVLRLNRKSTMEAAAIALKKLGYSKAVIEKQISKFNSKNDAGKFNPYCNAVLWLLRKKLSAN; from the coding sequence ATGAAGTTCATTGAAAAGGGAAAGGAGCCAGCAGCTTGGAAAGCACATAGGGAGACTCCAGGAGTCGATTTTGATGCCATTCCAGAACTGAAAGAGGCATTACTTCAAGAACAGGGTTATATCTGCTGTTACTGCATGAGTGGAATAAAAGAGAGTAATATGAAGGTTGAACATTATAAGCCTCGTGGAAAGTACCCCAATTTGAAATTGGACTTCACCAATTTGTTTGCTGCTTGCAAAGGCAATTTCTGTTCTGACAAACACTGTGATACTAAAAAAGATAAAACCGAATTATCGATACATCCGGCAGATCCTAAAAATAACTGCGAGCTGATAGTAAGCTATAAATTGAGCGGTCATTTGACTTACCCAGCAGAATATAGAACAGATATTGAAAACACTTTGAATCTCAATAATCCTGTTTTACGGTTAAACAGAAAGTCCACCATGGAGGCAGCTGCAATTGCATTGAAGAAATTGGGATATAGCAAGGCTGTTATAGAAAAGCAGATTTCAAAATTTAATAGTAAAAATGATGCGGGAAAATTCAATCCATACTGCAATGCGGTATTGTGGTTATTAAGAAAAAAATTAAGTGCCAACTAA
- a CDS encoding AAA family ATPase, translating into MRIHHLHIKDFKSLKDFTIDFNEPVSLFIGKNGSGKSTLMEAIAWIFRSAHLTYVEEKQENPPFEFEITYELRIEKVLSESSTFSETSTDYIGVTLKGSREDKKYWSIETDNNTYSIDDLIKRHSMEKLLPSNLVIYYAGWFESMEFICSEHEKIYKERLLEVKTESDITTSSDELYSRIGSLPLMYVEKHHFEILLASLYAFEFNDRVDRFFVEDLKITKPDQNPLALFVKKRQWKSGVGADKFWGARGLLKGFLDVVRRFAYNETANYMDEDQILFNFHAHDWYALREFYGEEKKLFYLLHILHASDMLGGIQIFMDLGETSISHHDLSEGQQQLITIKAINELLIEENTLLLFDEPDTYLHPQWQSSFLKGVYEIINLYDEMATPPPQFIIASHSTIMLSNLSTGDLFKMREGKALKIDKGYYGREYGFNLSTIMGGNERVPEVQEEFDILFELIDSESFDKAQEKLMELKEKHKDDPELTRAETMLAFFKGE; encoded by the coding sequence ATGAGGATACACCATTTACATATCAAGGATTTCAAATCATTAAAGGATTTTACCATTGACTTTAATGAGCCTGTTTCGCTATTTATAGGTAAAAACGGTTCAGGTAAATCCACTCTTATGGAGGCCATAGCATGGATATTTCGCTCGGCACACCTCACTTATGTTGAAGAGAAACAAGAAAATCCACCATTTGAGTTTGAAATCACCTACGAACTCAGAATAGAAAAAGTATTGTCCGAATCCAGCACCTTTAGCGAAACATCTACCGATTACATCGGTGTTACCTTGAAAGGCAGCAGAGAAGATAAAAAATACTGGTCTATCGAAACCGATAATAACACTTACAGTATTGATGATCTAATCAAAAGGCATTCAATGGAAAAGTTATTGCCGTCTAATCTGGTAATTTACTATGCAGGTTGGTTTGAGTCAATGGAATTTATTTGTAGTGAGCATGAAAAGATTTATAAGGAAAGACTGCTAGAGGTGAAAACAGAGTCAGATATTACTACTTCATCTGACGAACTATATTCAAGAATAGGCTCTCTACCATTAATGTATGTAGAAAAACATCATTTTGAAATCTTGCTTGCTTCACTATATGCTTTTGAGTTCAATGACCGTGTAGATCGCTTCTTTGTTGAGGATCTTAAAATTACCAAACCTGATCAAAACCCACTCGCTTTGTTTGTCAAAAAAAGACAATGGAAATCAGGGGTTGGAGCTGATAAATTTTGGGGAGCAAGAGGACTCCTAAAAGGCTTCTTAGATGTGGTTAGGAGGTTTGCTTACAATGAAACAGCAAACTACATGGATGAAGATCAAATCTTGTTCAATTTCCATGCACATGATTGGTATGCATTAAGGGAGTTTTATGGAGAAGAAAAGAAGTTATTCTACCTTCTTCATATACTTCATGCTTCTGACATGCTTGGTGGGATTCAGATTTTTATGGATCTCGGAGAAACGTCAATTTCACATCATGATCTAAGTGAAGGACAGCAGCAATTAATTACTATTAAAGCCATCAATGAACTGCTAATAGAAGAGAATACACTCCTTTTATTTGATGAACCAGACACGTACTTACATCCTCAGTGGCAAAGTAGTTTCCTAAAGGGAGTTTACGAAATCATAAATCTCTATGATGAAATGGCCACACCACCCCCACAATTTATCATTGCATCCCATTCCACTATTATGTTATCAAATCTCTCAACTGGAGATTTATTCAAAATGCGAGAAGGCAAGGCACTGAAGATTGATAAGGGTTATTATGGAAGAGAATATGGGTTCAATTTATCCACTATAATGGGAGGTAATGAACGTGTACCAGAGGTACAAGAAGAGTTTGACATTCTGTTTGAATTGATTGATAGTGAAAGCTTTGATAAGGCACAGGAAAAACTGATGGAGTTAAAGGAAAAACATAAGGACGATCCAGAATTGACAAGAGCTGAGACAATGTTGGCATTTTTTAAAGGTGAATAG
- a CDS encoding restriction endonuclease subunit S: MQTDTAFKYLNEVRFKTLSNWSAGAILSDTVLYKDGFKLESIGSLILRNRDKEILEDDKAYKQVTIKLYGKGVVQRGSELILGKNIGTKNQFRISEGQFIMSKIDARNGAFGIVPAELEGAITTQDFLSYNINIEKILPEFFNLITGTKHFADLCQRASSGTTGRQRVDEKAFLEFRIPVPKIDLQAKIVQQYKDNIEKERQLRSKLNIQRNEIDLYLNRKIGITSYTLQEPTKRFNVVSFSSLSEWGINSPMARMRSFYSNLKYRTLPINALCKISSGGTPSRSNKKYYGGKIPWIKTGEVRENIITETEEYITELGLQRSSAKLYPKGSLIVAMYGATAGRSAKLGIDATTNQACAVLHDINSDMILTDFLWIYLISQIENFKLLASGSAQPNLNASKVANYLVPIPSIDEQVKILNDINSIKSKINELENEIESINSQTKIQFESAIFNID, translated from the coding sequence ATGCAGACTGATACCGCATTCAAATATCTCAATGAGGTTCGCTTCAAGACTTTATCCAATTGGAGTGCTGGTGCTATACTAAGCGATACAGTACTCTATAAAGATGGGTTTAAGCTGGAATCTATTGGTAGTTTGATACTCCGTAATCGGGACAAAGAAATACTAGAAGATGACAAGGCATACAAGCAGGTAACCATCAAGCTTTACGGCAAAGGTGTAGTGCAGCGAGGCAGTGAATTGATCTTAGGTAAAAACATTGGCACAAAAAACCAATTCCGCATTTCCGAAGGACAATTCATTATGAGCAAAATAGATGCTCGTAATGGTGCTTTTGGTATTGTGCCAGCGGAGCTTGAAGGTGCTATTACTACTCAGGACTTCTTGAGCTATAACATTAATATTGAAAAAATTCTTCCTGAGTTTTTCAATCTGATCACTGGCACAAAACACTTTGCGGATCTATGCCAACGAGCTAGTTCCGGTACTACAGGCCGCCAGAGAGTAGATGAAAAAGCCTTTCTAGAGTTTAGGATTCCAGTGCCTAAGATTGATTTACAAGCGAAAATTGTTCAACAGTATAAAGACAATATTGAAAAAGAAAGGCAGCTACGTTCTAAGTTAAATATTCAAAGAAATGAGATAGACTTATATCTGAATAGAAAAATTGGAATCACGAGTTACACTTTACAAGAGCCAACTAAAAGATTCAATGTAGTAAGCTTCTCAAGTTTATCTGAGTGGGGAATAAATAGTCCTATGGCCAGAATGAGGAGTTTTTATTCCAACTTAAAGTACCGGACCTTACCCATTAATGCCTTATGTAAAATTAGTAGCGGTGGTACACCTAGTCGATCCAATAAAAAATACTATGGGGGTAAAATACCATGGATAAAAACAGGTGAAGTTCGTGAAAATATCATTACTGAAACAGAAGAATATATAACAGAACTGGGGCTTCAAAGATCTAGTGCAAAATTATACCCTAAGGGAAGCCTAATTGTGGCCATGTATGGGGCTACAGCAGGTAGAAGTGCAAAATTAGGAATTGATGCAACCACGAATCAGGCATGTGCAGTATTGCATGACATTAATTCCGACATGATATTGACAGATTTTCTTTGGATTTATCTTATCAGCCAAATTGAGAACTTCAAATTACTAGCATCTGGAAGTGCTCAGCCAAATCTAAATGCATCTAAAGTGGCTAACTATTTGGTACCCATTCCAAGCATTGATGAACAGGTCAAAATCTTGAATGACATAAACTCCATCAAAAGCAAGATAAACGAACTGGAAAACGAAATTGAGAGCATTAATTCACAGACTAAAATTCAATTTGAATCAGCAATATTCAATATAGATTAA